TGTAGCAAAAGAGGAATTTTACTTGTTGAAGTGGTTTTAagtataatgcagttgatttgtgatgatgacacaaacattatatcAAGCAGAATATTAATACGAtccttaaaatccaattataattcACTCATAAGAAACATGTAAATATAGGCGTTTTTTGCTGGCGTTCTATAAGAACTCACGTGGCCTAACCCAAAGGATTCATGAAGTAAAGCCCAACTGAAACATTGTAATCATAGCTGAGTGATAGACTCTCTGATTGTAACAAGCAAACAGTTGAAATAATTATGTTACTTTGTAGCCCCACACTGTAAACAGCGAAAAACCAGAATGCATTGCAACAATATAATCCAGAAAACACCATTGGAGAAAAATCGAATGAAAAGTTCTCACTAACCTCATCAAAGTAATTCAATTAGACATTACATGGTTTCAACTTATAAGTCATTCTCTAGTGGGACAAGACAAGTGAGTGACCTCTTGGGGATAATGCAACTCCATAGCCCCCTACCCATCTCCACTAGCTGAGGACTCCACTGTGACATCATCATCTCCACTAGCTGAGGACTCCACTGTGACATCATCAACTCCATAGCCCCCTACCCATCTCCACTAGCTGAGGACTCCACTGTGACATCATCAACTCCATAGCCCCCTACCCATCTCCACTAGCTGAGGACTCCACTGTGACATCATCATCTCCACTTGCTGAGGACTCCACTGTGACATCATCATCTCCATAGCCCCCTACCCATCTCCACTAGCTGAGGACTCCACTGTGACATCATCACCTCCACTAGTTGAGGACTCCACTGTGACATCATCATCTCCACTAGCTGAGGACTCCACTGTGACATCATCAACTCCATAGCCCCCTACCCACCTCCACTAGCTGAGGACTCCACTGTGACATCATCAACTCCATAGCCCCCTACCCATCTCCACTAGCTGAGGACTCCACTGTGACATCATCATCTCCACTAGCTGAGGACTCCACTGTGACATCATCAACTCCATAGCCCCCTACCCATCTCCACTAGCTGAGGACTCCACTGTGACATCATCATCTCCACTAGCTGAGGACTCCACTGTGACATCATCAACTCCATAGCCCCCTACCCACCTCCACTAGTTGAGGACTCCACTGTGACATCATCAACTCCATAGCCCCCTACCCATCTCCACTAGCTGAGGACTCCACTGTGACATCATCATCTCCACTAGCTGAGGACTCCACTGTGACATCATCAACTCCATAGCCCCCTACCCATCTCCACTAGCTGAGGACTCCACTGTGACATCATCAACTCCATAGCCCCCTACCCATCTCCACTAGCTGAGGACTCCCCTGTGACATCATCATCTCCACTAGCTGAGGACTCCACTGTGACATCATCAACTCCACAGCCCCCTACCCACCCATATGTCCCCGTATGTCGGACAGTgtgatataaataaataaaataatggtCAATCTTCCTGATTATTTCAAAGTGGCAGCCAGCTATGTGGATCATTTAGTTTCTTTGTTTTCAGAGCAGTTCAGAACGTGCTGTGACATTTCACGTTATCACATATAGCATACACAACAGCCTCTGTCTGAGGTTAACTCGGATAGAACTGTGATGGACTAAACAAACTGAACTAGAATCATTTGGTGGCACACAGAGGCCATTGATTTACAAGCACGTTATTTAGAATTCATTAAATTCATTAACTGATCAGGAATCAGTTGTCTCCAAAATCCTGTTGGGTGACGATGGGATGGGCCAAGTGGTTATGGATAGGGAGGGAACATATGGGTGGATAGGGAGGGAGCATATGGGTGGATAGGGAGGGAGCATATGGGTGGATAGGGAGGGAGCATATGGGTGGATAGGGAGGGAGCATATGGGTGGATATGGATGGATAGGGAGGGAGCATATGGGTGGATAGGGAGGTAGCATATGGGTGGATAGGGAGGGAGAATATGGGTGGATAGGGAGGGAGCATATGGGTGGATAGGGAGGGATCATATGGGTGGATAGGGAGGGAGCATATGGGTGGATAGGGAGGGAGCATATGGGTGGATATGGATGGATAGGGAGGGAGCATATGGGTGGATAGGGAGGTAGCATATGGGTGGATAGGGAGGGAGAATATGGGTGGATATAGAGGGAGCATATGGGTGGATAGGGAGGGAGCATATGGGTGGATAGGGAGCGAGCATATGGGTGGATAGGGAGGGAGCATATGGGTGGATAGGGAGGGAGCATATGGGTGGATAGGGAGGGAGCATATGGGTGGATAGGGAGGGAGCATATGGGTGGATAGGGAGGGAGCATATGGGTGGATATGGATGGATAGGGAGGGAGCATATGGCTGGATAGGGAGGTAGCATATGGGTGGATAGGGAGGGAGAATATGGGTGGATATGGAGGGAGCATATGGGTGGATAGGGAGGGAGCATATGGGTGGATAGGGAGCGAGCATATGGGTGGATAGGGAGGGAGCATATGGGTGGATAGGGAGGGAGCATATGGGTGGATAGGGAGGGAGCATATGGGTGGATAGGGAGCGAGCATATGGGTGGATAGGGAGCGAGCATATGGGTGGATAGGGAGGGAGCATATGGGTGGATAGGGAGGGAGCATATGGGTGGATATGGAGGGATCATATCGGTTAGGTCATTTTAGTGTTTTGTTACTGTATCATTTACGTTCTGTATTTGTTTTTAAGAGTATTGTACGCTTAGGAACTTTCTCTCTCAATATCTTCTGgtatacttctctctctctctcaatatcttCTGGTatacttctctgtctctctcaatatCTTCTGGTAtacttctctctctatctacggGTCTTGGTTGTTACGTgtaatctcttctctctctctctcccccccccccccccacgagtCTTGGTTGTTACATGTAAtaaatctcttctctctctctctctctctccctcccctctaatATCTCTGTCTGTACAAGATAAAGAATGTCACAGCCACACAAACTCTAGCCTACATAATAAGTAATCTTACCAGTCACGTGGTTAACAGTAGACTACAATATCttatagaaggaaagggaccCTTAGGGGGTTGATATGTGGAGCATTAAAACATCATTAAAACATCAAATACAAACTATTGAGAATGTAAAACCCACAAACAAACTGGCACGGCAATCACTGAAGAGTCTATGACTGGTCTTTTTTAATGAAAAGGCTAGTTCAGCTAAAGTGTTAGTCTGCCCTGAGTCTGTTCATTGAGAGTAACCTTGTGTACgcacgtgcctgtgtgtgtgtgtgtgtgtgccagtgcgtgtgtgccagtgtgtgtgtgtgtgctagtgtgtgtgtgtgccagtgtgtgtgtgccagtgtgtgtgtgccagtgtgtgtgtgtgccagtgtgtgtgtgtgccagtgtgtgtgtgtgccagtgtgtgtacgtttgtgtttgagtgcgtacgtgtgtgcatgttgttATCATCATTTGCGTTTGCGGGGCATATTGCGGGCGGCCTGCTTCCTGTCCCTGCGACTCATCTTCACAGGGTAGTCAGGTTCCTGATTGGCCGGCTCTACCTGCAGAGGCGGGGCTTTGGGGTTGGCCACAGAAGGTCGTTTCTCACTATGCACGGGCTTGTACCTCAGATGGAAGATGAAGGCATTGGAATACCTGGGAGGGCGAGGGGGACAGGTCATATAGCAGGCACTTTcttaggtttagggttaacacaaaacagagagcgagagagagagagagagagagagagacagagagagagagagagagagtgagagagagagagagagagagacagagggagaaagacagagaagagcgagagagagggagagagagagacagagagaagagatagacagagagaagagagagacagagagagggagaaacagagacagagagagacagagagaagagagacagagagaagagagagacagagagaagagatagacagagagaagagagagacagagagaagagatagacagagagaagagagagacagagagagagggagaaacagagacagagagacacagagaagtaTACCAGAAGATATTGCCCCCCAACAGCTCTAAGGAACGAGTCCCTCCCTCACCAGGGCAGCATGTTATCTCCTCCAGTGATGCGCAGGGGGCAGTGGAAGGGGTTGATgtgtggaggggagagggtgccCCCGGTGGCCTGGCTCATCACCTGCTGGCTGCACACACAGCTCAACTCCCCGACCTCACAGAAGTAGGCTGGAACCCTCAGGGACTACAGAGACAGGAAGAACTGTCAGTCACATGGTCAGTCCCACTGGTAGAATGTTGAATGTGGAAGTGGTTGGCGTCAGGAGATATGGAGAGGTTTGAATAACAGCTTggtagggaaggggggggggtgtggtgtgtgtgtgtgtgttacctggagccTAGGGAGTGTGCTGAGCCACGACTCCTGAAGCAGGATTGCCGGTCTGAAGCCTGTTGGATGggcaatggacacacacacacattccagttTTCTGTCCTCATGTCCCCTAACACACTTGTCTGCACTACAGTGCGACCCTGTTTTACAGTACTACCCTgttttacagtacagtactacccTGTTTTACAGTACAGTGCTACCCTGTTTTACAGTACAGTGCTACCCCGTTTTACAGTACAGTGCTACCCCGTTTTACAGTAGTTCTACCCTGTTTTACATTACAGTGCTACCCTgttttacagtacagtactacccTGTTTTACAGTAGTTATACCCTgttttacagtacagtactgccCTGTTTTACAGTAGTTCTACCCTGTTTTACAGTACAGTGCTACCCAGTTTTACAGTACAGTGCCACCCTgttttacagtacagtactaccctgttttacagtacagtactacccTGTTTTACAGTAGTTCTACCCTGTTTTACAGTACAGTGCTACCCCATTTTACAGTACAGTTCTACCCCGTTTTCCAGTAGTTCTACCCTGTTTTACAGTACAGTGCTACCCAGTTTTACAGTACAGTGCTACCCTgttttacagtacagtactacccTGTTTTACAGTACAGTGCTACCCAGTTTTACAGTACAGTGCTACCCTgttttacagtacagtactaccctgttttacagtacagtactacccTGTTTTACAGTAGTTCTACCCTgttttacagtacagtactgccCTGTTTTACAGTAGTTCTACCCTGTTTTACAGTACAGTGCTACCCAGTTTTACAGTACAGTGCTACCCTgttttacagtacagtactaccctgttttacagtacagtactacccTGTTTTACAGTAGTTCTACCCTGTTTTACAGTACAGTGCTACCCCGTTTTACAGTACAGGGCTACCCCattttacagtacagtactacccTGTTTTACAGTAATTCTACCCTGTTTTACAGTACAGTGCTACCCCGTTTTACAGGACAGAGTAAGGAACACTTCCTCCTCTCAGGAGGATCATAAGTTACTTGATAAGAATCAAAGGGCTGTAGTTCAGGAAGAGAAACCAGATCTCCCTTCACTTCCGTCTATTCAGCGATTCAACAATACCGTCAATAACACTGTCAGGAAGCCAACTGGAGACAGACACGTACACAGGAATGTACACACAAtgaagtagacacacacacacacacagctcacataCAAACAGGACACCCACTCAAGGTCCTGTTTgcatacacatgcacgcacacgcacgcacacgaacacacacaaacacacacacctctcccaacATACAGTATACTCACCAATCACCAGGTCAGGTTTGGGCCCTTGCAGCATGTGATAGGCCCTGCGGTAACCTTTTACCCGGATGCTCCTCCTGTCCAACTTCTCATCCGGGGTGAAGCTGGGGTTAACCAGGTGGACACGGCCGTTCTGGATGAGCAACCCCATGGTGACAGGAGAGAACCGTGTCAGGATCAGGGAACCCTCAAACCACGGCTCTACATCGACTTATAGGAACCACGGCTCTACATCGACTTATAGGAACCACGGCTCTACATCGACTTATAGGAACCACGGCTCTACATCGACTTATAGGAACCACGGCTCTACATCGACTTATAGGAACCACGGCTCTACATCGACTTATAGGAACCACGGCTCTACATCGACTTATAGGAACCACGGCTCTACATCGACTTATAGGAACCACGGCTCTACATCGACTTATAGGAACCACGGCTCTACATCGACTTATAGGAACCACGGCTCTACATCGACTTATAGGAACCACGGCTCTACATCGACTTATAGGAACCACGGCTCTACATCGACTTATAGGAACCACGGCTCTACATCGACTTATAGGAACCACGGCTCTACATCGACTTATAGGAACCACGGCTCTACATCGACTTATAGGAACCACGGCTCTACATCGACTTATAGGAACCACGGCGTCTACGTGAACTAGGTGTGAAATGTATTTACAGAACAACCTGTAGGGGTGCTGTTCAGGGGGGGGGTtgttcaggggggggggggtgttgttcaGGGGGAGGGGGTGTTGTTCAGGGGGGTGGTGTTGTTCAGGGGGAGGGGGGTCACCTTCTTCTGCAGAAAGAGCTGCTCCTCGTCACTCTCAGGGGGAAGTCCCTCCCCTATGAACACCAGTTCAAAGGTCATGTGCGGCAGGAGAACAGACAATTCCTATTGGTGGAGGGGAGGCAGTAAAACAAAGGCAggcagataaacagacagagagacagacagacaggcaggcagacagacagacagacagacaggcaggcagacagacagacagacagacagacagacagacagacagacagacagacagacaggcaggcaggcaggcagacaggcagacagacaggcaggcaggcagacagacagacagacagacagacagacagacagacagacagacagacagaacagacagacagatagacaggcagacagacagacaggcagacagacaggcggtTGATAGACGTTACTCTGGGTGGGAAGTGAAACAGGAGGGGTCAGTTCTAATCTCTGTGTTTACGCCCTGCTGAGAGCTGAGAGGACCAGACAAAGAGGCCTCACAGGAAGAAGCAGGAGATGAAagtgataacacacacacacacgcatacacacacacacacacacacacacacacacacacatacacacacacacactggaagagTAAGTGATTGCAGAAGAAGTGGTGATATGAGCAGGGTGGAAATCCCAGACGTTGCAGTCCTACCCAGAACACCTTGAGACAGTGGAACTCCCTGTAGGAGTCGATGATGTGGATCTTTAGAGACTGCTTCTTCTGGATGTTGAGCTCTGGAACTGAGGAGAGACAAATACTGCACACTCAGTCGTCTTGTCCAGTTAACCTTTCTCTTTGAGACATAACatgattacacacacactctcacacacacacacacagctcacacacactcacagtcttGGGGCACCAGCGACGTGATTATGTAGTAGATGGATAGAGGGGAGCTGAGAAGAACAGCTGCAGGAGAGGACAGACTGATACCCCTCCACTCACAGTACTGACTCCACaacactgaggagagagagagagagacagagagtgagagagagagagagagagagggggagaagaaagaaagagagagaaagagagaaaggggggagaagaaagaaagagagagagagagagagagagagagagagagagagagagaggagggagaaaagagagagggaggagagataagaaagagagggggggagagaagaaagaaagagaaggaggggagagaagaaagagagagagagaggggggaagaagaaagagagagagggagaggggagataatGAGAGATTTAATGAACATCAGTATTATAACATTGTTTGAAGGTGAAAGTGAGTGATACAACATTAATGGGATTATTGTCCCATTCTGGCTGTAGTTTCTGTTTTACCCAGCGGTTTGGTGACGCTGGGGACTGCATGAGGAGCTGGGCTACAGAGCAGGATGTCTCCCTCCCTTTTCAGGGGTCCAAAGGGCTCACTGTGACCTTAACACATCACATACAGCAGGACAACTTAGTTCATCACTACACAGCAACACTAGTACGTTACTCCACTATAGTAACCCATAGGTACCTTGTCTATGAAGTACAGTGTTGTTACTTTGGTAATAAAAACACCCACCAAATCATCATTATCCAATCAAAACGCTCACCAAATCATCATTATCCAATCAAAACGCTCACCAAATCATCATTATCCAATCAAAACGCTCACCAAATCATCATTATCCAATCAAAATGCTCACCAAAACATCATTATCCAATCAAAATGCTCAACAAATCATCATTATCCAATCAAAATGCTCACCAAAACATCATTCTCCAATCAAAATGCTCACCAAAACATCATTATCCAATCAAAATGCTCACCAAAACATCATTATCCAAAACAAAGTGATCTGAGTTGTTGGCTACTGGGCCGTACCAACCTG
This Oncorhynchus clarkii lewisi isolate Uvic-CL-2024 chromosome 21, UVic_Ocla_1.0, whole genome shotgun sequence DNA region includes the following protein-coding sequences:
- the LOC139379490 gene encoding zinc finger MYND domain-containing protein 15-like; the protein is MEAPMTGGLPRRPHMLHVNDKKLHRLLSRCEKALTILKVVLWPQALGDWGLTEVEQVDGGESFSMRWPPTCYCHVCKKHSFPSQLKPCPQCKAVLYCSDQCSQADQIRCPEDASHQHWCEKLACYMSHDSQLAELPFSYAAEVTAVDFDLEHFLNKNKLDSGYWVHWSLLVRSPRYELHPTVEQSRDQYPHWFTGHSEPFGPLKREGDILLCSPAPHAVPSVTKPLVLWSQYCEWRGISLSSPAAVLLSSPLSIYYIITSLVPQDFPELNIQKKQSLKIHIIDSYREFHCLKVFWELSVLLPHMTFELVFIGEGLPPESDEEQLFLQKKNGRVHLVNPSFTPDEKLDRRSIRVKGYRRAYHMLQGPKPDLVIGFRPAILLQESWLSTLPRLQSLRVPAYFCEVGELSCVCSQQVMSQATGGTLSPPHINPFHCPLRITGGDNMLPWYSNAFIFHLRYKPVHSEKRPSVANPKAPPLQVEPANQEPDYPVKMSRRDRKQAARNMPRKRK